Genomic DNA from Cuculus canorus isolate bCucCan1 chromosome 29, bCucCan1.pri, whole genome shotgun sequence:
GGACCCAAGGGAGTCCCCCCAGACCTATAAGTGCCCCCCTAGATTCCTCCCAGGAGCCACAGGTGCCTCCCCAGGACCCAAGGGAGCCCCTTTAggtgccccccccccttcaTGAACGCTCCATAggggcccccccagacccacggGTGCCTACCCAGAACTCCCCTTAGACCCACACATGAACCCCAAGCACCCATATGtgccccccatgtcccaccAGTGGCCCCTCATATGCCCTCCCCCACCCATGGGCACCCTCTAGACCCCCTCCCAGAaccatgggtgccccccccagccccacaagtaACCCCCAAGCACCCCTAGGTGCCACTCCAGACCCACGGGTGTCCTCCAGGACCATGGTTGCCCCTCCTAGCCCCACAAGTAACCCCCAAGCACCCATAGGTGCCCCCCCAgcccatgggtgccccccccaccccgcacCGCAGCATCTGGCTGAGGGAGTCGAAGAGGCAGTTCAGCACGGCCGTGAGCATcagctggggatggggatgtCAGGGGGGGGCTCTGTCAGCACGGGGGGACATCAGGTGGCCCCCCCCTGGCCTGGTGTTCCCTCCTTGGCAACCCCAAGGATCCCCCCCATGCCCCGTGTGTCCCCCTTGTGTCACCCCTCAGCATCCCCCAAGCCCTGCCACCCTGGTGTATCCCCTGCCACCCCGTGTGTGTGTCCCCAGCACTGCATGTGTCCTCCCTGCCACCCTGGTGTCCCCCCTGCCACCTCATGTGTCCCCCTACCACTCCAATGTCCCTCCTGCCACCCTGGTGTCCCCCCGTCACCCTGGTGTGCCCCCATCACCCTGGTGTGCCCCCATCACCCTAATGTCCCCCCTCCCACCCTGGTGCCCCCTTGTCACCCCTGAGCGTCTGTCCTTCCCCTGCCACCCTGCATGTGTCCCCCAGGCCCTGCCACCCCTGTGTCCCCTTGCCACCCCACGTGTCCCCCTGCCACCTCGTTCTCGTAGGAGCTGCCGATGACGTAGAAGTAGAGGTCAATGCTGCTCTTGTAAACGACCGTCAGCCCCTCCAACAGCGCAATCTCACCTGTAAGAACAGCACAGTGTcaccctctgccctccctgtgtccccgctgtccccaggGCAGTGCCACTCCCCTCCCCAGGGGACACGctggtccccatccctgtcacACGCACTGTCGGTGCGGTGGGTCTTGTTGAAGATGTTCTTCTCGAAGGTTTTCTGCTCCTTGGCGCTGGGGTAGGTGTCATCGTAGTACTGCAGAGACagtggcacttggggacatgcCGAGGAGCCCCCTGGCACCCCACTCGGGGCCACCACCCCCACCTCCAGCCCTCCCCAGGCCACCAAACGTCCCCGTCTCCCTGCCTCGTGCCACCCAAATGAGCACCTGCGGGCTCCATGTCCCAGTGCCACTCAGTGTCCCCACACCTCCCTGAGgtgctgtccccatccctgtccccacgcCTCCCTGAAGCACTGTCCGCATCCCTGTCCCCGTCCCTGTCCCTATCCCTCCCCAgacccctgtccccatccctgtccccgtCCTCACACCTCCTTACgcctctgtccccatccctatccccattcccatccctgtccccacacctCCCTGGAGTTCTGTCTCCatctctgtccctgtccccatgccTCCTTAGGCCTtcgtccccatccctgtccccacacctccctggggctttgtccccatccccattgccatccctgtccccatgtctgTCTGGAGCTctgaccccatccctgtccttgtccccGTCCCCATCGCTCCCTGTCCCTCGTCCCTGTCCCCCACCTTGGCAAAGAGACGGTCACCATCGTTGTCCAGGATGATGACGGCTTTGATGGTGTAGAGCGACGGTTCCTGTGGCGACACGGACACCGTCATCCCCGCTGCCACCCCCAGGGGACAGGGCTACCCCAGCCCAGcgagggagcagagggacacCCTGTGACACCTCCCATGTCACCCCAATGCTGCCACGTTGGCACCGAGGACATCAGGAAGGACATTGAGTCCagtttccctcccagtcctgGCGAGGGGGTCGTGGTGGGGCCAGGTCAGGGGCTTccccgtgtccctgtccccatgtgcccatccctgtccctgtgtccccgtCGATCTGGGTGCTCCTGAGCTCCTGGGACCAAGTTCTGTGATGCACTGACTGCCTGTAGCCACAGCCGGAGTGTAGGACAGAACCCAGTCCCCGGTGCTGCCAGCCCACCGACAGCCACCACTGGCCACCGAGGCCACCACCAGCCACAGACAGCCACTCGTGGCCACCGCCAGCCATCAAGAGCCACTCGTGGCCACCGAAGCTACCACCAGCCAGCGACAGCCACTTGTAGCCATCAACAGCCACTCGTGGCCACTGATGGCCACCGCCAGCCACCATCAGCCATCAACAGCCTCTCATGGCCACTGTTGGCCACtgacagccaccactgcccgGCACCATCACCCCTAGCCCCAGCCGGGCCCCCCCACCTACCCCATTGCCCCCTATTCACCTCCATAGCCCCCTAATTTACCCCCAATTTGCCCCATTGGCCTTCAATTTACCTCCTTCTCCCCCATTTCACTCATTT
This window encodes:
- the COPZ1 gene encoding coatomer subunit zeta-1, whose protein sequence is MEALILEPSLYTIKAVIILDNDGDRLFAKYYDDTYPSAKEQKTFEKNIFNKTHRTDSEIALLEGLTVVYKSSIDLYFYVIGSSYENELMLTAVLNCLFDSLSQMLRKNVEKRALLENMEGLFLAVDEIVDGGVVLESDPQQVVHRVAVRGEDVPLTEQTVSQMLQSAKEQIKYSLLR